The window CACAAAGGCCTAGATGTAACCCAAGCTTTGTTGTCTTTTTGTTATCCAAAAATGACGGTAGTGGTAGTGGTGGTGTCAGATGATGACGCTTTTGTTGCACTTACTTAGGCTTTTGTGTAAATTTGACCTCGATATCGACAGAACATCAATATTTATGGCCAATACCTACGAACTGGTAGTGGGCTTGGAAGTACACGCCCAACTCCTGACACAAAGCAAAGCTTACGCCCCCGACTCAACCGAATACGGCAGTTTGCCCAATACCAATATCAGCGTCATCACGCTGGGCCACCCGGGTACGCTGCCCCGTGTGAACGAAAAATCGGTGGAGTATGCCGTCAAAATGGGCTTGGCTTGTGGCTCCGACATCAACCGCTACAATATTTTTGCCCGTAAAAATTATTTTTATCCTGATTTGCCCAAGGGCTATCAAATCACCCAAGATAAAGGGCCTATCTGCGCAGGCGGCCACGTTACTATCCGCCTCAAAGACGGCAGCGAGCGCCAAATAGGCATCACCCGCATCCACCTCGAAGAAGACGCAGGCAAATCAATACACTTGGCCGAAGAGGTCGACACCTTGGTAGACTTCAACCGCGCCGGCGTGCCCCTAATCGAGATTGTCAGCGAGCCCGATATACGCACTGCCGAAGAGGCCTATGCCTACCTCACCGAAATCCGAAAGCTTGTTCGCTACCTCGGTATCTGCGATGGCAATATGGAAGAAGGCTCTCTGCGCTGTGATGCCAACATCTCTGTCCGCAAACCCGGCGAACCCTTCGGCACTCGGGTAGAGGTCAAAAATATGAACTCCATCCGCAACGTACAGCGGGCGATTGAGTATGAATTTGAACGCCAAGTGGCCCTCGTAGAGCAAGGCATTTCTTTCAAACAACATACCCGCACCTTCAACGCTGTAGATGGTAAAACCTACTCTATGCGTGAGAAGGAAGATATGAACGACTACCGCTACTTCCCTGAGCCGGACCTTACGCCCGTGGTTATTAGCGATGAGGATATTGCCCAAATCAAGGCTCAAATGCCGCCCCTGCCCCGCGAGCTCTACCTCAAATACACCCAAGAGTTTGGCCTCTCCGACTATGACGCCGAGGTACTCACCGCCACCAAGGAGGTTGCCCTGTATTACAACGCGCTCTGCCAACAGACCAAAAACTATAAGGCAGCTGCCAACTGGGTAACCGGCGACATCAAGGCCTACCTCAACAAACTGACCCTCTCGATGGAGCAGTTTCCGGTAAGCCCCGAAAAAATCGCCGGCCTCATCGAAATTGTAGACCAAAACAAGGTCAGCTACTCCATCGCCGCCCAAAAGATTTTCCCAGCCCTCATCGAGCAGCCCGAGCAGACCGCCCTCAGCATTGCCGAGCGTGAAAACTTGCTGCAAGAGAGCGACGAAGGCACGCTTCAGGCCATCATCGCGGAGGTCATTGCGGCCTTCCCCGACAAGGTGCGCGAGTACCAAGCCGGCAAAAAAGGCCTTACCGGTATGTTTATGGGGCAAATTATGAAAAAAACTCAGGGCAAAGCCGACCCAAAACGCACCAATGACCTGCTCGCCGAAGCCCTCGACAAGGCGACTGTCTAAGCTTTGACTGCTTTTTAGGACTTATCCCGCGCTTGCGCGGGGCTGGATCATTACCTGTAGTCCCCGCGAGGGCGTTGAAGGCTTATCTCACACATCCCGTCGGGCGCGGGGAGCTACTTGTAGGGCTTGTGCCTGCATAGCTTCGCATCGACACTGGCTCGCTATTTCAAACACCTCTTCACTTCTCATCTCCTGTGCAATGACAAAGACCAATATTTTTATCTCCTTTCATAAAACCCTACTCAAGAGTACCTTACTCCTACTCCTCATCGGGCTGGCTGCCTGCGGTGGCAACAGTGCTGAGTCGGGTAGCGGCAAGGTGTCTATCAAAGGCATTATCCAACAAGCCCCCAAGGGCACTATCGTGCTCGAAAAACTCGAAGGGCAAGCCTATCAGCCCATTGAGACCATAGCGCTCAAAAACAACGAGACCTTCAGCTTTGAGGTCAATGTTACGGAGCCGGACTTCTACCGCCTCAACCTCTTCAACGAAAAGCAATACATCTACCTTGTGCTCCAAGCTGGGCAAAAAGTAGAAATCACTGTAGATGCCTCTCAGGCAGATATGCCCTTCAAAGTAAATGGTTCCAAAGATACAGACTACTTCCGTACACTGAATGAGCGTCTGGCGGCCTTCAAACAAGAGCAGGAGCAGTTGATAGCCCTTTACCAAGCCACCGAAGACGAAACCGAACGCGCCTCCATCCAACAACGCTACGAGCGCTACCAACAGGCCGAAGTAACCCGTATGAAGGCCATCATCGATACCATCATTCCTTCGGTGAGTGTGATGTTTGCCCTTAATTTTTTTGAAATCGAAACCGAACTCGAGTACATCGAACAAGTAGCCGACCGCTTTGCCAAGGAGCTACCCAACTCACGCCATACCAAAAGCCTTGTAGGCAATTTGGCACAATACAAACAATCGCTCGCCGGTCAGGTAAACCCCGGCCAAGCCGCTCCCGATATCGCCCTGCTCAACCCCCAAGGCGAAACTGTCCGACTCTCCAGCCTCAAAGGCAAGCTTGTTTTGGTAGATTTTTGGGCCTCTTGGTGCCGCCCCTGCCGCGAAGAAAACCCCAACGTAGTCAAGCTCTACCAAAAACACAAAGACCAAGGCTTTGAGATTTTGGGGGTTTCCCTCGACCAAGATCGCAAAAAATGGCTGCAAGCCATCGAAGCTGACGGGTTGACTTGGGTACACGGTTGGGACGAGCAAGGAGAGGTTGCCCAAGAGTATCAGGTCAATGCTATTCCGGCTACTTTTTTGGTTGATGCCGAGGGCAAGGTCATCGCCACGGGCCTCAGAGGGCAAGCCCTAGCCGAACGCGTAGCCACCGAACTACAGAAAAAGAACAACTAACCCACCCTGCCAAGATATGCTACAAATCGATGTACAAGACCCCCAAGGGCAACAACTCCGCGCACAGTTTGAGCGCAAAGGCGACCAACTGTTACTCAACCAAACTGCCCTTGAATGGGATTTGGTAGACCTAGGAAACGGCCTCTTTCATATTCTCTACCAAGGGCGCTCTTACAATGCCCAACTACTACGCCACGACCGCGAGGCCAAAACAATGTCGCTGCGCATCAATGGCACAGTACACGAAATCAGCCTGAAGGATAAGTTTGACCTCCTACTCCAAAAAATGGGGATGGAAAATGCCGCCGCCAGTAAGGTCAACGAAGTCAAAGCCCCTATGCCGGGTCTCATTCTTACTGTCCACGCCACCGAAGGCGCAGAGGTTAGCAAGGGTGACCCACTACTCGTGTTGGAGGCCATGAAGATGGAGAATGTCATCAAGTCGCCCAGTGATGGCATTGTCAAGAACATACACGTCAGCAAAGGCCAAAACGTAGAAAAAAACCAAGTACTGATTACGTTTGCCTAAAAGCCTTCTGCTATTGTACTTGAAATCAGAATGATATAATACTGCTTTTGTTGTAGAAATAGGCGGCCATATCAGCCATTGTAGTAGCAATCGGTATCAACAGGCTTAGCCAAAACACCAAAACTGCTTAACCTGTTTTGAGGCTATGTGGGCACAAAAGCCCTATCAACCCCCAAAACCTTGGGCAAAATATGTATCTTTACTAGCCAAAATCCACCACTAGGACAAAGATTGGGGTTGGTATTGTATCGACCCATACGTACCTTGGTTTTTTTATTTTGATAAATCGGAAAGCAGATTCACCTATGAACACAAACAGAAGTCAAGCCCTATTCACACAGGCTCAACAATACATCCCCGGCGGGGTCAATTCTCCCGTACGGGCATTCAAAGCCGTAGGCGGCAACCCCTTGTTTATAGAGTCGGCCAAAGGCGCATACCTTTATGATGCAGACGGTAACCGCTACATCGAGCTAATCAACTCTTGGGGGCCGATGATTTTGGGGCACGCCCACGAACTCATCGAAGAGGCAGTGGTCAAAGCGGCTAAAAGTTCGCTTTCCTTTGGTGCGCCTACAGCCAGAGAGGTCATTATTGCAGAGCTGATAGCCGACATGGTGCCCTCTATCGAAAAAGTGCGGATGGTCAATTCGGGGACAGAAGCCTGTATGAGCGCTATCCGTGTGGCTAGAGGCTATACGGGGCGAGACAAAATCATCAAAATTGAGGGCTGTTATCACGGCCACGGCGACTCTTTTCTGATTGCTGCCGGAAGCGGCGCTGCTACTTTTGGGATACCCGACAGCCCCGGGGTTACACGCGGAACCGCCCAAGATACGCTTACTGTGCCCCACAACAACTTGGCCGCTATCGAAACCTTGGTCAACGACAATCCACAACAAATAGCGGCCATTATCCTAGAGCCCGTAACAGGCAATATGGGCGTAACGCTTCCCAAACGGGGCTACTTAGAAGGGTTGCGCCGCCTATGTGACCGCGAAGGGATTGTCCTGATTTTTGATGAGGTGATGACAGGCTTCCGCCTAGCGCCTGGAGGCGCACAAGAAGTTTTTGGTGTAACCCCCGATATGACCACGCTAGGTAAGATTATTGGCGGCGGAATGCCCGTAGGGGCGTATGGAGGTAAGGCCGAAATTATGGACTATGTATCGCCGGCAGGGCCGGTATACCAAGCCGGTACGCTCTCAGGCAATCCCGTATCGATGGCTGCAGGGCTGGCGATGTTGACCTACCTCCACGAACATCCAGAGGTATATGAGCGTATCTCCAACTTGACACAGGATATTGTCAATGGCATTCGCGGAGTCAATGAAAAACTAGGGCTCAACTACACCCTCAACCATATCGGCTCTATGTATACGCTCTTCTTTACGGGAGCAGAAGTATATGATTTTGCTACGGCCAAAGAATCTGACTTGGCGCTCTTTGGGCGTTATTTCCAAGCAATGCTCCAGCAAGGGGTGTACCTTGCGCCTTCGCAGTTTGAGAGCCTCTTTGTGTCGGCAGCGCTTAGCGATGCAGACGTAAGCCATATTGTCAATGCACACGAAGTGGCATTGCAGCAGGTTTTATCCCAAAAATAAATAAACAATCAATCATCCACCATAGAACAGCCCTGCCAATACTTTAGGTGTTGGCAGGACTTGTATTTTGGAAACGAAGGCACTAAAGCCCAAGAGTTGCCCCACCGTCGATGATGAGGGTCTGTCCGGTAATAAACCCAGCCTCTTCGCTACAGAAAAATAGCGCACCGTAAGCAATATCAGCAGGCGTGCCCACACGACGTACCGGAATAGATTGAACCATTCCTTTAAGCATTTCTTCGGGGATAGTGGCCAACATCGCCGTATCGATAGGCCCCGGCGCAATGGCATTGGCTGTGATGTTGTTTTTACCTAGCTCTTGTCCCCAAACCTTGGTCATAGCGGCTACACCGGCCTTAGCGGCTACGTAGTTGGTTTGGCCAAAATTACCAAACAAACCTGCTACCGATGAGAGGCTGACGATGCGCCCATAGTTGGCCTCCATCATATATGTGGAAACCGCTTTGGTACAGTTAAACACACCCGTCAGGTTGACATCCATCACAAGCTGCCATTGCTCGGCAGTCATTTTTTTGAAGGAAGCATCCCGTACAATGCCGGCATTGTTGACCAAGATGTCGATTTGGCCATATTTTTCGGCCACATATTGCGCTCCGGCCTCGGCAGCATCCAACTTGGTAATGTCTACCGTCATAGGAGGTACCTCTACTGTAAGGCCTTCGGCGCTGAGCTTTTGGGCAAGCGCTTGCGCCTTGTCCGTTTGTACGTCCCAAATAACCACTGCAGCCCCTTCGCGGGCAAAACGCTCCACAATACCTTGGCCGATGCCTTGCGCACCTCCGGTGATGATGGCCACGCGCTTGTCTAGTCTTTTCATAGCAAATGTGTGATTGTAATTTACGTTAGTTTGATTAAATTTTGAGGCAAAATACTGTTTTTTCGCTGTTAAAGCAACCTTATGCGGCTTATGTACCCAAATTGAAGGCCAAAGCGATAAGTTATAGAAAATTGTCTTAATTTTGTTGCCCAAGTAAATGTCCATAAAACAAGATGCTCAAAATCAAGAAATCTCTCAATAAAGTACGCGACAGGGTCTTCAAGAATGTCCACAGCAACAACCTGATTTATAATATGTGCTGGGAAGACCCGCGCTGCGACCGCGAACTGCTGGGCTTTGACCAACAGAGCGAAGTAGTGATGATTACCAGCGCAGGCTGCAATGCGCTCGACTACCTATTGGATGATCCCGCTGCCGTACATACCATAGATATGAATCCTAGGCAGAATGCTGTTTTAGACCTTAAAAAAACGCTTTTTCAACACGGAGACTATGAGCACTTGTGGAAGTTTTTTGGAGAAGGTCAATATGATGAAGCGCCAAAATATTATGAGCAACAGCTCAAAGCCAAGTTGCCGGCGTATGCTAGTGAGATTTGGGACAAAAAGCTGAGCTACTTTACCAATAAAGGATTGAAAAAGTCTTTTTATTTTCGAGGTACTTCGGGCAGCTTTGCTTGGCTTTTCAATCAGTATATGCGCTCACGCCCCAAGGTATACAAAGG of the Eisenibacter elegans DSM 3317 genome contains:
- the gatB gene encoding Asp-tRNA(Asn)/Glu-tRNA(Gln) amidotransferase subunit GatB, with amino-acid sequence MANTYELVVGLEVHAQLLTQSKAYAPDSTEYGSLPNTNISVITLGHPGTLPRVNEKSVEYAVKMGLACGSDINRYNIFARKNYFYPDLPKGYQITQDKGPICAGGHVTIRLKDGSERQIGITRIHLEEDAGKSIHLAEEVDTLVDFNRAGVPLIEIVSEPDIRTAEEAYAYLTEIRKLVRYLGICDGNMEEGSLRCDANISVRKPGEPFGTRVEVKNMNSIRNVQRAIEYEFERQVALVEQGISFKQHTRTFNAVDGKTYSMREKEDMNDYRYFPEPDLTPVVISDEDIAQIKAQMPPLPRELYLKYTQEFGLSDYDAEVLTATKEVALYYNALCQQTKNYKAAANWVTGDIKAYLNKLTLSMEQFPVSPEKIAGLIEIVDQNKVSYSIAAQKIFPALIEQPEQTALSIAERENLLQESDEGTLQAIIAEVIAAFPDKVREYQAGKKGLTGMFMGQIMKKTQGKADPKRTNDLLAEALDKATV
- a CDS encoding TlpA disulfide reductase family protein yields the protein MTKTNIFISFHKTLLKSTLLLLLIGLAACGGNSAESGSGKVSIKGIIQQAPKGTIVLEKLEGQAYQPIETIALKNNETFSFEVNVTEPDFYRLNLFNEKQYIYLVLQAGQKVEITVDASQADMPFKVNGSKDTDYFRTLNERLAAFKQEQEQLIALYQATEDETERASIQQRYERYQQAEVTRMKAIIDTIIPSVSVMFALNFFEIETELEYIEQVADRFAKELPNSRHTKSLVGNLAQYKQSLAGQVNPGQAAPDIALLNPQGETVRLSSLKGKLVLVDFWASWCRPCREENPNVVKLYQKHKDQGFEILGVSLDQDRKKWLQAIEADGLTWVHGWDEQGEVAQEYQVNAIPATFLVDAEGKVIATGLRGQALAERVATELQKKNN
- a CDS encoding acetyl-CoA carboxylase biotin carboxyl carrier protein subunit codes for the protein MLQIDVQDPQGQQLRAQFERKGDQLLLNQTALEWDLVDLGNGLFHILYQGRSYNAQLLRHDREAKTMSLRINGTVHEISLKDKFDLLLQKMGMENAAASKVNEVKAPMPGLILTVHATEGAEVSKGDPLLVLEAMKMENVIKSPSDGIVKNIHVSKGQNVEKNQVLITFA
- the hemL gene encoding glutamate-1-semialdehyde 2,1-aminomutase; translation: MNTNRSQALFTQAQQYIPGGVNSPVRAFKAVGGNPLFIESAKGAYLYDADGNRYIELINSWGPMILGHAHELIEEAVVKAAKSSLSFGAPTAREVIIAELIADMVPSIEKVRMVNSGTEACMSAIRVARGYTGRDKIIKIEGCYHGHGDSFLIAAGSGAATFGIPDSPGVTRGTAQDTLTVPHNNLAAIETLVNDNPQQIAAIILEPVTGNMGVTLPKRGYLEGLRRLCDREGIVLIFDEVMTGFRLAPGGAQEVFGVTPDMTTLGKIIGGGMPVGAYGGKAEIMDYVSPAGPVYQAGTLSGNPVSMAAGLAMLTYLHEHPEVYERISNLTQDIVNGIRGVNEKLGLNYTLNHIGSMYTLFFTGAEVYDFATAKESDLALFGRYFQAMLQQGVYLAPSQFESLFVSAALSDADVSHIVNAHEVALQQVLSQK
- the fabG gene encoding 3-oxoacyl-ACP reductase FabG, with translation MKRLDKRVAIITGGAQGIGQGIVERFAREGAAVVIWDVQTDKAQALAQKLSAEGLTVEVPPMTVDITKLDAAEAGAQYVAEKYGQIDILVNNAGIVRDASFKKMTAEQWQLVMDVNLTGVFNCTKAVSTYMMEANYGRIVSLSSVAGLFGNFGQTNYVAAKAGVAAMTKVWGQELGKNNITANAIAPGPIDTAMLATIPEEMLKGMVQSIPVRRVGTPADIAYGALFFCSEEAGFITGQTLIIDGGATLGL